The genomic region ATCATTCAAAGGGATGGTAAATAGATACCAAATACATTCTTGTTACACAAATATAAGAATTTCTTTTATTATTAAATATTTTGCCAAAAATATGTAATATTATTTTGTTTAAAAAAATTTTGCAAATTCATGAAAAAAATTAAAGTAAATAATCCTATAGTAGAAATAGATGGAGATGAAATGGCTAGAATTATATGGAAATATATTAAAAAATATTTTATTTTTCCTTACTTAGATATAGATATCATTTATTTCGATCTAGGAATCGAAAATAGAAATCTTACCAATGATCAAATTACCATAAAGGCTGCTTATGCCATAAAAAAATATAATGTTGGAATTAAATGTGCGACAATAACACCGGATGAAGACAGAATGAAAGAATTTCATTTAAAAAAAATGTGGAAATCTCCAAATGGAACTATACGGAACATTATTAATGGAACCGTTTTCAGAGAACCTATCATAGTTAATAACATTCCTCGTTTAATCCAAAATTGGAAAAAGCCTATATGTATCGCCCGGCATGCTTATGCAGACCAATATAAAGCAACAGATTTTATAATTGAGGAAAAAGGAAAATTGTATATTTATTTTCTTCCAGATAACAATAAAAATAAATTAAAAAAATTTGAAATCCATCATTTCATGGGACCTGGAATTGCTATGGGAATGTACAACACTGATCAATCCATATGTGGATTTGCTCGTTCTTGTTTTAATTATTCCATACATAAAAAATTGCCTCTTTTTCTTTCTACCAAAAACACCATTCTGAAATCATATGATGGAAAATATAAAAAAATTTTTAAAGACTTATATGAAAATGAATTTCAATCAAAATTTGAAGAACTAAAAATCAGTTATGAACATCGTTTAATAGATGATATGATAGCAAAAGCTATCAAATCGAATGGAGGATTTATATGGGCTTGTAAAAATTATGATGGAGATGTACAATCTGATTGTATTGCTCAAGGATTTGGTTCATTAGGAATGATGACTTCAGTTCTACTTACTCCAGATGGAAAAACTTTAGAATCTGAAGCAGCTCATGGAACTATAACTAGACATTATAGATTATATCAGAAAGGACAAAAAACTTCCACAAATCCTATTGCTTCTATTTTTTCTTGGACTAGAGGTCTTAAACATCGTGCTTTTTTAGATAAAAATGTGGATTTAAAATATTTTTCTGAAAAAATGGAAGAAGCATGTATAGATTTTATAGAATCCGGAAAAATGACCAAAGATTTGTTTAAATTAGCTTATGGAAGTGAATATAACAATGAAAAAAATTATTTAGATACCAAAACCTTTCTAAAAGAATTAAAAATTTTTTTCGATAAAAGAATATAATACAAATTTTCATGTTTTTATTTTTTGAATTAATTTTTTCATAATCTCTTTTCTTCTCACTTTCCCAAGTGAATTTTCTATAAAATGAGGAAAAAAGAAAATATTTTTTGGTTTGTAAAATTTATTTTTTCCATTAAAAATAACTTCTGGAAGTTTGAATGGAAAAGGATCTCCCTCAATAATTAATACTATTTTTTCCCCAAAAATTTTATCTGGAATTGAAGATATGAAAAATCTTTTATGAAAAGGGATAAAAGAACTTATATTTTTTTCTATTAATTCAGGAATAATTTTTATTCCTCCACTATTGATTACATTATCATATCTTCCTATCCAGTAAAATGTATCACTAGATATCATATGAACTATATCATTTGTTTGTATAAAAGAATCCATAGAATAAATTTTTAAACAATTTCTTTCATCTACACTCAAATGTATATCTTGAAATGATTTATAAAAAGTAAGTTTATTTGAACCATTAATTTTTCTTAGAGCTATATGACCTAATGTTTCTGTCATTCCATAAGTTTCATAACAAATAGTTGAAATATTTTGCAATTTTTTTTCTAAAAAATTGGAAATGGAACATCCTCCTATTAAAATAATCTTAATATATTCTAAATATTTTAAGCTAAAAAAAACTTGCATGGGGACCATTGATATAATATCGAAACATTCTTTGATATTTATCAAAGGATTAGATGATGGAGGAACACAATAGATTTTCCACTTAAAAATAATAGCACGAACTAAAAACATTTTAGCTGCTATAAAGTCTGGAGATAAACATAATAATCCTCTGATTCCTCTTTTTTCTAGTTTTAAAAATTCTACAGTTTTTATAGCTCTTTCAAACATATGCTTTTTTTTCAAAAATATTATTTTTGGAGAACCTGTTGTTCCAGAAGTTGAAACAGATAATACAGATTCATTATCATACCACTTTTTTAAAAATGAAAAAATAGCGTTTCTCCAATGAAAATCTTTTTTGCAAGAATTATAATAAGAATCAGTCAATGTTTTTTTAGAAGAAAAATCTATCCACATATTTTCATTTATTAAAATATTTTCCATTTCATAGATGGATTATACCAAATAGAACCTTTATTAATTTCTAAAGGAGACCTCCAGTTATTCACATATAAAACTCCTGTATTTAATCCATGAACATTAGAGTTTTGATATTTTTTTTTCATCATAAAAGTCCATTGAGCGGCAGCATTAATCCCAATATTACTTTCTAAAGAAGAACTAATCCACCATTTAATTTTTCTTTTATCAGCTTCTAATATCCATTCTTTAGATCCATAAAAACCTCCATTTATGCTAGGCTTCAATACAACATATTTAGGACAAATAACATCCAATAATCTTTTTTTATCTTTCAATTCATGAATTCCTACTAATTCTTCATCTAATGCTATAGGTAATTTTGATTTTTTACAAATTTCTGACATTTTTTTCCAATTTCCGGATAAAATAGGCTGTTCCATTGAATGAACTATATTTAAATCATAAAGTTTATTTAAACAATACAAAACTTTTTGAAAATTTTCAAAACAACCATTTGCATCTAAACGTATTTTTATATATGGATATTTTTTTTTAATTTTTTTTAAAATTAAATACTGATCTTCAAAAGAATCCACACTCGTTTTCATTTTTATAAATGAAAAACCTTTAATAATTTTTTTTTCTATTTCTTTTATTATATCGTTTTTTACACCCTTCTTTTTTTTAAAAGAATTAAGCCATATCAAAGCATTTATAGATATACCTTTTTCTCCATGAGTAAATTCAGAATCATATAATATAGGGAATTTGTTTTTTAAACTT from Blattabacterium cuenoti harbors:
- a CDS encoding NADP-dependent isocitrate dehydrogenase; translation: MKKIKVNNPIVEIDGDEMARIIWKYIKKYFIFPYLDIDIIYFDLGIENRNLTNDQITIKAAYAIKKYNVGIKCATITPDEDRMKEFHLKKMWKSPNGTIRNIINGTVFREPIIVNNIPRLIQNWKKPICIARHAYADQYKATDFIIEEKGKLYIYFLPDNNKNKLKKFEIHHFMGPGIAMGMYNTDQSICGFARSCFNYSIHKKLPLFLSTKNTILKSYDGKYKKIFKDLYENEFQSKFEELKISYEHRLIDDMIAKAIKSNGGFIWACKNYDGDVQSDCIAQGFGSLGMMTSVLLTPDGKTLESEAAHGTITRHYRLYQKGQKTSTNPIASIFSWTRGLKHRAFLDKNVDLKYFSEKMEEACIDFIESGKMTKDLFKLAYGSEYNNEKNYLDTKTFLKELKIFFDKRI
- a CDS encoding acyl-CoA synthetase family protein; translated protein: MENILINENMWIDFSSKKTLTDSYYNSCKKDFHWRNAIFSFLKKWYDNESVLSVSTSGTTGSPKIIFLKKKHMFERAIKTVEFLKLEKRGIRGLLCLSPDFIAAKMFLVRAIIFKWKIYCVPPSSNPLINIKECFDIISMVPMQVFFSLKYLEYIKIILIGGCSISNFLEKKLQNISTICYETYGMTETLGHIALRKINGSNKLTFYKSFQDIHLSVDERNCLKIYSMDSFIQTNDIVHMISSDTFYWIGRYDNVINSGGIKIIPELIEKNISSFIPFHKRFFISSIPDKIFGEKIVLIIEGDPFPFKLPEVIFNGKNKFYKPKNIFFFPHFIENSLGKVRRKEIMKKLIQKIKT
- a CDS encoding enolase C-terminal domain-like protein produces the protein MKQNNRIGIGECNPILEVSKNLNHFKNELESLSKKVIYLKKTEIHYYRKYISYSSIFFGLEQAFLSLKNKFPILYDSEFTHGEKGISINALIWLNSFKKKKGVKNDIIKEIEKKIIKGFSFIKMKTSVDSFEDQYLILKKIKKKYPYIKIRLDANGCFENFQKVLYCLNKLYDLNIVHSMEQPILSGNWKKMSEICKKSKLPIALDEELVGIHELKDKKRLLDVICPKYVVLKPSINGGFYGSKEWILEADKRKIKWWISSSLESNIGINAAAQWTFMMKKKYQNSNVHGLNTGVLYVNNWRSPLEINKGSIWYNPSMKWKIF